One Ostrinia nubilalis chromosome 4, ilOstNubi1.1, whole genome shotgun sequence DNA window includes the following coding sequences:
- the LOC135071471 gene encoding putative nuclease HARBI1: MNAINAIVHLANNADPARRRKLYRQRSNPFDLRDLNFKIKYRFNKDTVRTIIDLVEDDLVQSARGGGTCPELQVLVAIRCWGRREVQDDAGDLHGLSQPTVSRICARVAHAIANKANSFIKMPITIGEQERISAKFRAIKNFPGVIGAIDCTHIKIKKTGGDMAQYYINRKGYYSLNVQVVCDADLKIMDIVARWRGSTHDSRIFMESNIKQRFEDRQFRGRLIGDSGYPLLPYLFTPILRPSRPEEEAYNNAHISTRNTVERCFGVWKQRFQCLLHGLPVSLQNGKAVIIALAVLHNIAIDMNDTLLEQHMEQVPVTPQLSTENSVHDNRPSLLRRRSQLILQNFINQHF; encoded by the exons atgaatgctataaatgcaattgtgcatttagccaataatgccgacccagcgcgacgtagaaagctctaccgccaacgaagcaacccattcgatttgcgggacctaaattttaaaataaaatataggttcaataaggacacagtgcgcaccatcatagatttggtggaagatgatctggttcagagcgctagaggtggtggcacgtgtcctgaactgcaagttttagtggccataagatgttggggacgtcgtgag gtacaagatgatgctggtgacctccatggcctaagtcagccgacagtgagccggatatgcgccagagtcgcgcatgcaatcgcgaataaggcaaattccttcatcaaaatgcctatcactataggagagcaggaaagaattagtgccaaatttagagcaattaaaaattttcctggggtgataggagccatagattgcacccacattaaaattaaaaaaaccggaggtgacatggcccagtactatattaatagaaaaggctattattccctgaatgttcag gttgtctgtgatgctgacctcaaaataatggatatagtggctagatggcgaggcagtacacatgacagtcgaatttttatggagagcaatataaaacaacgatttgaggataggcagtttagaggacgccttattggcgattcgggctaccctcttctgccatatctatttacacctattttaaggcctagtcgtccagaagaagaagcatacaataatgctcacatctcaactaggaacactgttgaaaggtgttttggggtgtggaagcagcggttccaatgcctactccatggcttaccagtaagcctccaaaatggaaaagctgtgatcatagcattggctgtattacataatatagccattgatatgaatgacacattgttag aacaacatatggagcaggtccctgtaactccgcaactttcgacggagaacagtgttcacgacaaccgaccttcattgttgaggcgtaggtcgcagttgatactacaaaattttataaatcaacatttttga